One part of the Humulus lupulus chromosome 9, drHumLupu1.1, whole genome shotgun sequence genome encodes these proteins:
- the LOC133801391 gene encoding L-type lectin-domain containing receptor kinase IV.1-like has product MFSKLPISLLLLFLTITVIPATSQEDHGDLSFVFDGFKPVDLVLDGLAKITSNGLLRLTNNTNRHTGHAFFPKPVTFKATPNNTVSSFSTTFVFAIRSEYANLGGHGIVFVIAPTRSLPGALESQYLGLFNESNNGNSTNRVVGVELDTIQNSEFKDINANHVGIDINDLTSATSLPAMYFDEKKGGFTNLSLISGKPMKVWVEYDAVKKQMNVTLAPAEAVKPRKPLLSLNEDLSPIIKDTMYIGFASSTGSIISYHYVLGWSFKINGEAQELDFSKLPNLPRVGPKPKSKLLTIGLPVICSSLVALVILSLVLIIRRRRKYAEVLEDWEVEYGPHRYRYKDLYKATEGFKDKNLLGRGGFGKVYKGVLPSKAEIAVKRISHESRQGMREFVAEIVTLGQLRHRNVLPLLGYCRRKGELLLVYDYMPNGSLDKYLYNNPKTTLNWHQRFGVIKGVASGLCYLHHQWEQVVIHRDVKASNVLVDSELNGRLGDFGLARLYDHGTDPQTTHIVGTFGYLAPEHTRTGKATTSSDVFAFGAFLLEVACGRRPIDGRGTSEEGLVLVDWVFSCWSKGRIIEAMDVNLIESDSVVSEEEIELVLKLGLLCSHSEPGVRPSMRQVMSFLERDVPLPDLSTMGLTAAGLMFVHKEGVDDYAMSMPFFPQVLSSSSSSMADSLLSGGR; this is encoded by the coding sequence ATGTTTTCTAAGCTTCCGATATCGCTTCTCTTACTATTCCTAACCATAACAGTAATACCAGCTACGTCCCAAGAAGATCATGGTGATCTCAGTTTTGTCTTCGATGGATTTAAGCCAGTCGACCTGGTCCTCGACGGCTTAGCTAAAATAACCTCCAATGGCCTGTTGAGGCTCACGAACAACACGAACCGCCATACAGGTCATGCTTTCTTTCCCAAACCAGTAACCTTCAAAGCCACCCCAAACAACACCGTTTCTTCCTTCTCCACCACATTCGTCTTCGCCATCAGATCGGAGTACGCTAATTTGGGCGGCCACGGCATCGTATTCGTGATAGCTCCGACGAGGAGTCTGCCCGGAGCTCTTGAGAGCCAGTACCTTGGCCTATTTAACGAATCCAACAATGGCAACTCAACCAACAGAGTCGTCGGCGTCGAGCTCGATACGATTCAAAACAGCGAGTTCAAAGACATCAACGCCAATCACGTGGGGATTGACATTAATGATTTAACCTCAGCTACATCTCTACCGGCGATGTATTTCGACGAAAAAAAAGGTGGGTTTACGAACTTATCTCTTATAAGTGGTAAGCCGATGAAGGTATGGGTCGAATATGACGCTGTTAAGAAGCAGATGAACGTGACTTTAGCTCCGGCCGAAGCTGTTAAACCCCGAAAACCGCTGCTGTCTTTGAACGAAGATCTTTCACCGATCATAAAGGACACCATGTATATTGGTTTTGCTTCCTCAACCGGCTCTATTATAAGTTATCACTATGTTCTGGGTTGGAGCTTTAAGATTAATGGCGAAGCTCAAGAGCTTGACTTTTCGAAGCTCCCGAATCTGCCTCGGGTCGGACCCAAACCAAAATCCAAGCTTTTGACAATTGGGTTACCGGTGATTTGTTCGAGCTTGGTGGCTCTAGTGATCTTGAGTTTAGTTCTTATCATCAGAAGAAGGAGAAAATATGCAGAGGTACTTGAAGATTGGGAGGTCGAATATGGACCTCATAGATATAGATACAAAGATTTGTATAAGGCAACTGAGGGTTTCAAGGACAAAAATTTATTGGGTAGGGGAGGATTTGGTAAAGTCTATAAAGGAGTATTGCCCTCCAAAGCAGAGATCGCTGTCAAAAGAATCTCTCACGAATCAAGACAGGGTATGAGAGAATTCGTGGCTGAAATTGTAACTCTCGGCCAGCTCCGACACCGGAATGTATTACCCCTTTTAGGCTATTGTCGCCGGAAAGGTGAGCTTCTTTTAGTCTACGACTACATGCCCAATGGCAGCCTAGACAAGTACCTATACAACAACCCAAAAACGACACTAAATTGGCACCAAAGATTTGGGGTCATAAAGGGAGTTGCCTCAGGTCTATGCTACCTTCACCATCAGTGGGAACAAGTCGTCATCCACCGTGACGTGAAAGCCAGTAACGTACTAGTTGACAGCGAGTTAAACGGCCGGTTAGGAGACTTTGGTTTAGCTAGACTGTATGACCATGGAACCGATCCTCAAACAACTCACATCGTTGGAACATTCGGCTACCTCGCCCCAGAGCATACCAGAACCGGAAAGGCCACAACGAGCTCCGACGTCTTCGCATTCGGAGCTTTCCTGCTTGAGGTGGCATGCGGACGACGGCCCATAGATGGGAGAGGAACATCGGAGGAAGGGTTAGTTTTGGTGGACTGGGTTTTCTCATGTTGGAGCAAAGGAAGGATTATTGAGGCCATGGATGTAAATTTGATAGAATCAGATTCTGTCGTATCAGAGGAGGAAATAGAGCTAGTATTGAAACTGGGGTTGTTGTGTTCACATTCAGAACCGGGGGTCAGACCGAGCATGAGGCAAGTGATGTCCTTTTTGGAGAGAGATGTGCCATTGCCGGACTTGTCGACAATGGGACTCACAGCTGCGGGGTTGATGTTCGTGCATAAAGAAGGGGTCGATGATTATGCAATGTCTATGCCATTTTTCCCTCAAGTGCTGTCGTCGTCGTCATCTTCTATGGCTGACTCACTCCTCTCAGGTGGTCGATGA